From one Halobacteriovorax sp. GB3 genomic stretch:
- a CDS encoding lysophospholipid acyltransferase family protein: MIEQLSKIIDKTKISKEDQVQIDAAFEHFYEMLPTGEDPWGLNLKKARKNLEFIYPIYKKYFKVRVFGQEHVEDRPYIVTSNHTGQIAIDGMLIATAFATEIKPQRILRAMVERFFTGLPFLGMWAQEGGAVLGDRQNCINLLNKGHSVLVFPEGVRGVSKSTPDFYKLQKFTRGFFRMSLQTKTPILPVAVVGAEEVFPYVYQAKDLAKKLGLPALPISANYFPLPSPIDIHIGKEYQVPQDVSFDSPDKVIDEHIYKIESEIKKLVESGLKQRREFWANQKSE; the protein is encoded by the coding sequence ATGATTGAACAACTATCTAAAATCATTGATAAAACAAAAATTTCAAAAGAAGATCAGGTGCAAATAGATGCCGCCTTTGAGCACTTTTATGAAATGCTTCCAACAGGTGAAGACCCTTGGGGCCTAAACCTTAAGAAGGCCCGTAAAAACTTAGAGTTTATCTACCCAATCTATAAGAAGTACTTCAAAGTCAGAGTTTTTGGCCAGGAGCATGTGGAAGATAGGCCCTATATAGTGACCTCTAATCATACCGGACAAATTGCGATCGATGGAATGTTAATAGCAACTGCATTTGCCACAGAAATTAAGCCCCAAAGAATTCTAAGAGCAATGGTCGAGAGATTCTTCACTGGCCTTCCCTTCCTTGGAATGTGGGCACAAGAAGGTGGAGCTGTTTTAGGTGACCGCCAAAACTGTATCAATCTTTTAAATAAGGGCCATTCTGTTTTAGTTTTCCCAGAGGGAGTGAGAGGTGTCTCAAAGAGTACGCCTGACTTTTATAAGTTACAAAAGTTCACTCGCGGATTTTTTAGAATGTCTCTTCAAACAAAGACGCCCATTCTTCCTGTTGCCGTTGTTGGAGCTGAAGAAGTTTTCCCTTATGTTTATCAAGCAAAAGATCTCGCAAAGAAATTAGGTCTTCCAGCGCTTCCAATCAGTGCCAACTACTTCCCTCTTCCTTCTCCTATCGACATACATATCGGTAAAGAATATCAAGTTCCACAGGACGTTAGTTTTGACTCTCCTGATAAAGTTATTGATGAACATATTTATAAGATCGAAAGTGAAATTAAAAAACTTGTTGAATCAGGACTGAAACAGCGTAGAGAATTCTGGGCGAACCAAAAGAGTGAATAA
- a CDS encoding NAD-dependent epimerase/dehydratase family protein has translation MKNNEIKNILIVGAAGGLARITCGLICKKYPNAKVIGIDNRNDSDPMKRENFTFKRIKYTRGNFEALFREQDFDIVLHLGRLSHSKGTTHASVAQRLDLNVMGTGRILDLCLRYKVKRVIILSTHHVYGALNDNPVYIKEDSPLRASIKYPELRDVTEMDQLCANWMWKNQGQIETVILRPCNIIGPQINNSISQYLKTPYAPVGIDFNPMFQFIHEFDMARILVKSMRKIPTGIYNIAPDESISLRAAKEIIGMPILNAPIVGLEPMAKVIKKLWSFPDYLLDYIKYSCIIDNSEIKKYLKDDGFRFSTRESLELLKLQ, from the coding sequence ATGAAAAACAATGAAATAAAGAATATACTCATCGTTGGTGCCGCAGGCGGTTTAGCAAGAATCACTTGTGGTCTCATTTGCAAAAAATATCCCAATGCAAAAGTCATTGGAATTGATAATCGCAATGATTCGGACCCAATGAAAAGAGAAAATTTCACCTTTAAGAGAATCAAGTATACACGAGGAAATTTTGAAGCTCTTTTTCGCGAACAGGATTTCGATATCGTCCTTCACCTAGGAAGACTCAGTCATTCAAAAGGAACTACTCACGCATCAGTTGCCCAAAGACTTGATCTCAATGTAATGGGAACAGGAAGAATCCTCGATCTCTGCTTGCGCTACAAAGTTAAGCGCGTGATCATCTTAAGCACTCACCATGTCTATGGGGCCTTAAATGATAATCCTGTCTACATAAAAGAAGACTCTCCTCTTAGGGCGAGTATAAAGTATCCAGAACTTCGAGATGTAACAGAAATGGATCAGCTCTGTGCTAATTGGATGTGGAAAAACCAAGGTCAAATCGAAACAGTTATTTTAAGGCCATGCAATATTATTGGTCCTCAGATAAATAACTCTATTTCTCAATATCTTAAAACACCTTATGCTCCGGTCGGAATAGATTTTAATCCCATGTTTCAATTCATCCATGAGTTTGATATGGCGAGAATTCTTGTTAAGAGTATGAGAAAAATCCCAACAGGAATTTATAATATTGCACCCGACGAAAGTATCTCTCTTAGAGCTGCAAAAGAAATCATTGGCATGCCCATTCTCAATGCTCCTATCGTCGGCCTTGAGCCAATGGCAAAAGTAATCAAGAAGCTTTGGTCTTTTCCAGACTATCTTTTAGACTATATTAAATACTCATGCATTATCGATAATAGTGAGATCAAAAAGTATTTAAAAG
- the yihA gene encoding ribosome biogenesis GTP-binding protein YihA/YsxC, with protein sequence MEIIKGSTKFCYGMSNPEQMAQWLQENPDAIGISFVGRSNVGKSSTINSLFGKSTARVSKTPGRTREINIFTFNVGEKGKVEESLPPLYLYDLPGYGHAEVSREMSRNWEALMGNFFTGATEHTLMVNIQDARHPNQKTDQEFQSFLKGYGYETFVVFNKLDKLKKQKERAALNKLKPKLFSEFKWVKQIHFTSAERGDGLQVLEQALISYLFDRIGLLERMEIDKRED encoded by the coding sequence ATGGAAATTATCAAGGGCTCAACAAAATTCTGTTACGGAATGAGTAACCCAGAGCAAATGGCCCAGTGGCTTCAAGAAAACCCCGATGCAATTGGGATTAGCTTTGTTGGACGCTCAAATGTTGGTAAGTCTTCAACGATTAACTCTCTCTTTGGAAAGAGCACGGCAAGAGTTTCTAAGACGCCAGGTCGTACTCGTGAGATCAATATTTTTACTTTCAATGTAGGAGAAAAAGGAAAGGTTGAAGAAAGTCTTCCGCCACTCTATCTCTACGATTTACCTGGTTATGGTCACGCAGAAGTTTCTCGTGAAATGTCGAGAAACTGGGAAGCGCTCATGGGGAATTTTTTCACAGGAGCAACAGAGCATACACTCATGGTAAATATTCAAGATGCCAGACATCCAAATCAAAAAACTGATCAGGAGTTTCAATCATTTCTTAAGGGATATGGTTATGAGACTTTTGTTGTTTTCAATAAACTTGATAAACTAAAAAAACAGAAAGAGCGCGCTGCCCTTAATAAGCTAAAGCCAAAGCTTTTTAGTGAGTTTAAATGGGTTAAGCAAATCCACTTCACTTCAGCAGAACGTGGTGATGGGCTTCAAGTTCTGGAACAAGCTTTAATCAGTTATCTTTTTGATCGTATTGGTCTTTTAGAAAGAATGGAAATAGATAAAAGAGAGGATTAA